From a region of the Lactuca sativa cultivar Salinas chromosome 4, Lsat_Salinas_v11, whole genome shotgun sequence genome:
- the LOC128133325 gene encoding ribulose bisphosphate carboxylase large chain-like, which yields MSCREGFMSPQTETKASVGFKAGVKDYKLTYYTPEYETKDTDILAAFRVTPQPGVPPEEAGAAVAAESSTGTWTTVWTDGLTSLDRYKGRCYGIEPVPREENQYIAYVAYPLDLFEGGSVTNMFTSIVGNVFGFKALRALRLEDLRIPTAYVQTFQGPPHGIQVERDKLNKYGRPLLGCTIKPKLGLSAKNYGRAVYECLRGGLDFTKDDENVNSQPFMRCRDRFLFCAEAIFKSQAETGEIKGHYLNATAGTCEEMMKRAIFARELGVPIVMHDYLTGGFTANTSLAHYCRDNGLLLHIHRAMHAVIDRQKNHVIHFRVLAKALRMSSGDHIHSGTVVGKLEGEREITLGFVDLLRDDFIEKDRSRGIYFTQDWVSLPGVLPVASGGIHVWHMPALTEIFGDDSVLQFGGGTLGHPWGNAPGAVANRVALEACVQARNEGRDLATEGNEIIREATKWSPELAAACEVWKEIKFEFQAMDTLDQ from the coding sequence ATGAGTTGTAGGGAGGGATTTATGTCACCACAAACAGAGACTAAAGCAAGTGTTGGATTCAAAGCTGGTGTTAAAGATTATAAATTGACTTATTATACTCCTGAGTATGAAACCAAGGATACTGATATTTTGGCAGCATTTCGAGTAACTCCTCAACCTGGAGTTCCGCCTGAAGAAGCAGGGGCCGCAGTAGCTGCCGAATCTTCTACTGGTACATGGACAACTGTGTGGACCGATGGACTTACGAGCCTTGATCGTTACAAAGGGCGATGCTATGGAATCGAGCCTGTTCCTAGAGAAGAAAATCAATATATTGCTTATGTAGCTTACCCATTAGACCTTTTTGAAGGAGGTTCTGTTACTAACATGTTTACTTCCATTGTAGGTAATGTATTTGGGTTCAAAGCCCTGCGTGCTCTACGTCTGGAAGATTTGCGAATCCCTACTGCGTATGTTCAAACTTTCCAAGGTCCGCCTCACGGCATCCAAGTTGAGAGAGATAAATTGAACAAGTATGGTCGTCCCCTGTTGGGATGTACTATTAAACCTAAATTGGGGTTATCCGCTAAAAACTACGGTAGAGCTGTTTATGAATGTCTTCGTGGTGGCCTTGATTTTACTAAAGATGATGAGAACGTGAACTCCCAACCATTTATGCGTTGTAGAGACCGTTTCTTATTTTGTGCCGAAGCTATTTTTAAATCACAAGCTGAAACAGGTGAAATCAAAGGGCATTACTTGAATGCTACTGCGGGTACATGCGAAGAAATGATGAAAAGGGCTATATTTGCCAGAGAATTGGGAGTTCCTATCGTAATGCATGACTACCTAACAGGGGGATTCACTGCAAATACTAGCTTGGCTCATTATTGCCGAGATAATGGTCTACTTCTTCACATCCACCGCGCAATGCATGCAGTTATTGATAGACAGAAGAATCATGTTATACACTTCCGTGTACTAGCTAAAGCGTTACGTATGTCTAGTGGAGATCATATTCATTCCGGTACCGTAGTAGGTAAACTTGAAGGGGAAAGAGAAATCACTTTGGGCTTTGTTGATTTACTGCGTGATGATTTTATTGAAAAAGATAGAAGTCGCGGTATTTATTTCACCCAAGATTGGGTCTCTCTACCAGGTGTTCTGCCTGTAGCTTCGGGCGGTATTCACGTTTGGCATATGCCTGCTCTGACCGAGATCTTTGGAGATGATTCCGTACTACAGTTCGGTGGAGGAACTTTAGGGCACCCTTGGGGAAATGCACCCGGTGCCGTAGCTAATCGAGTAGCTCTAGAAGCATGTGTACAGGCTCGTAATGAGGGACGCGATCTTGCTACTGAGGGTAATGAAATTATCCGTGAGGCTACCAAATGGAGTCCTGAACTAGCTGCTGCTTGTGAAGTATGGAAGGAGATTAAATTTGAGTTTCAGGCAATGGATACTTTGGATCAATAA